The following is a genomic window from Desulforhopalus sp..
AGCACGCTCCACCTGCGCCAGTGGGGTCACCCGTCCGATGTCACCGGGCAAAAACTGGCCTTCAAGAAAGGCGATGTGATCTTTGGCCGCCGCCGTGCGTATCAGCGCAAGCTCGCCGTGGCGGAGTTCGACGGTATCTGCTCGGCCCATGCCATGGTAGTGCGGGCAAAGTCTAAAATGATTCTGCCGGAGTTCCTGCCGTTCTTTCTGCAATCCGACATGTTTATGGAGCGGGCCATTGGAATATCGGTGGGCTCTCTTTCGCCAACGATTAACTGGAAGACAATGCGAGTTCAGGAATTCCTGCTGCCACCTCTTGATGAACAAAAGCGTATTGCCGAGATCCTATGGGCAGCGGATGAGGCAGTAGAGCAATGGCGGCGAGTTTATTCTGTTCTAAACGTTATGATATCCGTTCACAGAGTGGAGTTTTTTTCCAGAAAGAATTGGCCAAAGAAGAAGCTGAAAAACCTATTTTCTGTTCAATTGGGAAAAATGCTGTCGCCAAAGGCCAAAACGGGTAATTCATCATTTCTGTATTTAGCCAATTACAACGTCCAGTGGGACCGTATTGATCTGGGAAAGGTCCAAGAAATGGACTTTTCAGAAAAGGAGCGGGAAAAGTTTGCGTTGACCCCAGGAGATATTCTCGTCTGTGAAGGGGGCGAGGTAGGACGCAGTGCGATATGGCATGGAGAAATTAAAAATTGTTATTACCAAAAGGCACTGCACCGGCTCCGTCCTATTTCCAATTTCTCTTCAGAAGTCATGCTGCAGTTTATGATGTGGGCTGATAGAAAAGGATTATTCAAAGCTCTCACAGGACATTCCACCATAGCCCATTTAACTGCAATCAAGCTTAAAGAAATGGATGTGCCTGTTCCGTCAGATAAAGAGCAAGCACTCGTTGATCTGTTTTTCAGGGAGATGAAGTCAGTCAGGCGTATCGTATCAGAGCAAATAGCCAAGACAACAGAGCTTAAACAGTCGTTGTCATGTGGTCTGCTTACTAACGGAGTTCCCCATGTTTAATGAAGAAAACACTGTCGAACAGATGGTTCTCGACACGTTCTGCGGCGGCGTGCCTTCGAACATGGTTGCCGCAAAACTCACCTGCCTCGGTCACAGAATTATGATTCTGCTCAGTCAGGACGGAGAAAGAGCGGAGATATGAGGTCGCAATGAAGAACACGATCAATATTTACTGCGATGAGAGCTGTCATTTGCCGCATGACGACCAGAAAGCCATGGTTCTCGGCGCGCTCTGGTGCATTAAGGCCAAGGCCAGCGAACATAATCAGGCCATTGCAGGGTTGAAAGCCAAACATCACCTGTCGCCATTTTTCGAGATCAAGTGGTCAAAGGTGTCTCCGGCCAAACTCGATTTTTATCGAGAACTGGTGGATTATTTTTTTTCCTGTCCCGCCATGGGGTTCCGTGCCTGGGTGATTCCAGACAAATCCGTCTTGTCTCACGAACAATACAACCAGACCCATGATGACTGGTATTATAAGATGTATTTCTATTTATTGAGAAATCTGATATCCTCGGAGCGAAAATATCACATTTATCCGGACATAAAAGACACTCGCAGCAGGCATAAACTGCAAAAGCTCAGGCAGGTGTTGAGTAATGCGAATTACGATTTTTCGAGAGAAATTATTGAGAGGATTCAACATGTCCACTCGCATGACATAGGTCTTATGCAACTCGTGGATGTCTTGATCGGGGCTGTTGCATATCATGCGCGCGGCTTAACGGGTAGCACCGCAAAGACTGAAATTATTCAGCAGATTAAGGCCAGATCCGGTTTGAGCCTGAATTGCAACACGCTGCCGACCGAACGAAAATTCAACCTCTGTATTTGGCGACCGAATGGCGGAGGTTTTGAGAATGCCTGAATGGCTGCCTGAAATGGCTTTGGTTAATCCTTGGACGGAAGCCACTTATGAGATGCTCTATGAAATTTTCTGCCGTGATATTCGAGATGCCGGCCTAAAGTATGTAGGGCACGATGTCTGGATTTTTCGCAACATGGAAGATGGCAAAGAGGAAATATTCTGGCATCTGACTTCTCGTAAGATAAAAGCTGAGAAGATTCCTCGACGGAAAAGAAAATTTTTCCCAGGCAATCCGGAAGATGCTGAGCAGGAAAGATTACCCGATCCGAGACGATGCGAGCGACTGCCATGGGTGAAACCGTTGCTTGAACACCCCACCGAGCCGGAAGTGCTGGCGTGGGATTATGAGGAAGGGGATAAAACTATAAAGACCTACATCTGGATGCAGGATTACGATTTTGTTGTGATCATGAAAAAATTTCCTGATGGCAAACGACGCCTGATCACATCGTTTTATGTGGATAGTAAATATACGAGAAACGATTTTGCAAGGAAGCATGCGACCCGCATAAACTAAGAAAGGCCTGCTCAGACGGCAGGCCCATCTCCTTCGGCTCTTACACCAAACTGGATGGCCGATGAGTTCATTTATACTATTACGATCGGTGATCGATTGTCAAGCTTTAAGAGAAAGTTGGACGGTGAAAGGAAATAAAGGGGTGCTGGCGTGTCATGTTTAACGAAGAAAACACTGTCGAACAGATGGCTGAAAGAAGTGTGAAGTTTGAAGGGTGAGGTGTGAAATGAGAATCAAGGAACTTCAATCTCAAGTCTCCCTCGGCGAGGACAGCAGGCGCCAGTTCAAGGCCGATGTGCGCAATGCCGAATCCCTGGCTTCCGAGATGGCCGCATTTGCAAATTCCGAGGGCGGGACAATTTACCTGGGCGTGGCCGATAACGGCAGCACGCCGGGACTCGACCAGGCCGACGTTGCCCGGATTAATCAGCTTGTCAGCAATGCCGCGAGCCAGCTTGTTAAAAGTCCGCTGACGGTGCGGACCGAGAACGTCGCCCTAAAAAGTGGCCGTGTCGTGATTGTGCTGACCGTGCCCAAGGGGCTCGACAAGCCCTACTTCGACAAGAATGGAGTGATCTGGCTGAAAACGGGAGCGGACAAGCGGCGCGTGAACTCCAAGGAGGAGCTGCGCCGTCTGTTCCAGATGACGGATCAGTTCCATGCCGATGAACTGCCGACCAGAGCGGGGCTCGACAAGCTGGATAAACTGCGCTTCCGCGATTTCCTCCGCGACATCTATGAGCAGGATTACCCGGACGATTTGGAAGAGTTGACGCGCCTGCTCCAGAACATGAACCTGGCCACTGATGACGGAGTACTGAATCTGGCAGGATTGCTGATGTTCGCCGAAAGGCCAGAACGCATCAAGCCGCAATTCGTGGTCAAGGCGATCCGCTATCCCGGCAATCAGATTCACGCGACCGATTATATCGATACCGAAGACTTCGCCGGGCCGCTGCCGAAAATCTTCCAGGACGCCTTGGCTTTTGTGATGCGCAACCTGCACAAGGTCCAGGCGGGGCGCGGCGTGAACGCGCCCGGACAGCCGGAAATCCCGGAAAGCGTTTTCGAGGAACTGCTGGTCAACGCCCTCGTGCACCGGGATTATCTGGTGAGTGCACCAGTCCGGCTGTTCATCTTCGACAATCGCATCGAAATCTTCAGCCCCGGCCATCTGCCCAATAACCTGACCGTCGAAAAGATACGGACGGGGAACTCCAATATCCGCAATCCGATCCTGGTCTCCTATGTGGCTAAGGGCCTGTTGCCCTACCACGGGCTGGGCTCTGGAATCAAACGCGCCTTGACGCAGTGGCCACAGATCGACTTCACAGACGACAGGGACGGGTGCCTGTTCACCGCTACGGTTCATCGGAAGCCGATAGAAGATCTGGAGTTGGTGAACATTGCACCGAAAAGTTCACTAAAAAGTTCACCGAAAACCGAGGAGCAAATCCTTGAAATAATGCGGGGGAATGCCTCGATCACGACGGAACAGTTAGGGGAAATCTTAGGCATTACAAAGCGCGCGGTGTTGAAGCAGATTGAAAAACTCAAGGGACATGGACGCTTGCAACGGGTCGGTCCTGCCAAGGGCGGCCACTGGGAGGTCTTGTCATGACCTACTTCAACGAGGGAAATACGGTCGAGCAACTAGTGCTGGACACCCTGACTAACAAGGACAGCCGGTGGTGTTTTGCCGAGCCGCAAGCCGATTATCTTAACTCACATCTCACACTTCACGTTTCCAACCTTAAATGGCGTTTTGTGCTCGCCGAGGAGCTGCCACGCCGGAACGAAGATGTGCTGGTGGAATCGATGGTACGCGACGCCCTCATTCGCCTGAACCCGGAAATGAAGGTGCAGGCCGACCGCGCCGACGAGGTGCTCTATCGCCTGCGAGCCATCCCCTTGTCGGTACAGAGCGAAGGTCTGGTGCGGGCCAACGAGCTGTTTGCCGAATGGCTGCGGGGCGAGAAGTCCATGCCCTTCGGCGAGCGCGGCGAACACACGCCGGTACGCCTGATCGACTTCGATGATCCGAGCAACAACGAATACGTGGTCACCAATCAGTGGGTCTACCCGGTGAAAGAAGGCGGCCGCCGCTTCGACATTGTCATGCTGGTCAACGGCATACCACTGGTGATCGGCGAGGCAAAGACGCCGGTACGCCCGGCGGTGACCTGGGTGGACGGGGCCAGCGACATCCACAACGGCTACGAAAAGAGTGTGCCTCAGATGTTCGTGCCGGGCGTCCTCTCCTTTGCCACCGAGGGCAAGTGCTACCGCTATGGCTCGGTGCGCATGCCCATCGATATATGGGGTCCCTGGCACGATCCCGAGGACAAGTCCGAAGGGACGATAGTCGATGTACAGCGGTCAATTCGCGCTATGTTGCGCCCGCATATCGTGCTGGACATCCTGCAGAACTTCACCCTGTTCGCCACCGACAAGAAGTACCGGCGCATCAAGATCATCTGCCGTTATCAGCAGTACGAGGCTGCCAACCTAATGGTGGCCCGCGTGGTGGCTGGGTATCCGAAGAAGGGTCTGATCTGGCACTTCCAGGGCTCAGGCAAGTCTCTGTTGATGGTGTTCGCCGCGCAGAAGCTTCGGATGCACCTCAAGCTGGGAAACCCCACAGTGATGATCGTGGTGGATCGTATCGACCTGGACACCCAGATCACTTCCACCTTCAATGCAGCTGACATTCCGAACATGATCGGGGCTGCGACCCGGCAGGAGCTGCAAAGTCTATTGGCGGCGGATACCCGGAAGATCATCATCACCACCATTCACAAATTCGGTGAGGCGGACGGTCGCCTGAATGAACGTTCCAACATAATTGTTATGGTGGACGAAGCCCACCGCACCCAGGAAGGCGACCTGGGTCGCAAGATGCGCGATGCGTTGCCTAATGCATTTCTTTTTGGTCTGACCGGCACGCCGATCAACAAGCGGGATCGCAACACCTTTTGGGCTTTCGGTGCGGATGAGGATAAACAGGGTTACATGAGTCGCTACTCGTTCCAGGATTCGATCCGGGACAAAGCCACTCTACCACTGCACTTCGAGGTGGTGGATGTTAAGCTTCGTATCAATAAAGATGCCATTGACGAAGCCTATTCCCAGATGACCGAAGAGCTGAGCGAACAGGATCGTGACGACCTGGCCAAGCGGGCCGCCAAGATGGCAGTTTTGATCAAGGCTCCTGTGCGGGTAGGCGCGATCTGCCAGCACATTGCGAACCACTATCAGCAGAAGGTGGAACCGAACGGCTTCAAAGCCCAGATGGTTACCTTCGACCGGGAGTGCTGCGTATTGTACAAAAAGGCAATGGACGAGTTGATTGGCAAGGACGCCAGCGCCATTGTCATTCACACTCAGGGTGGCAAATCCGACATCTATGCTGAGTGGAAGCTGACCAAGGATGAGGAGGAAAATCTCCTCGATCGGTTCCGGGACCCGAACGATCCGCTCAAGTTCCTGATCGTTACCTCCAAGCTGCTGACCGGGTTTGACGCACCTATCCTACAGGTGATGTACCTGGATAAGCCGATGAAGGATCACAACCTGCTGCAGGCCATCTGCCGCACTAACCGAGTCTATCCCGACAAGACCCACGGTTTGATCGTTGATTATCTGGGCATCTTCGACGACGTGGCCACCGCGCTCGATTTTGATGAAAAGGCCGTGCAGAAGGTCATCACCAACCTCGATGAACTCAAGAAAGAGCTACCCGGACAGTCGGCGAAATGTCTGTCGTTCTTCCCAGGTGTGGATCGCACCGTAGGTGGTTACGAGGGGCTGATCGCTGCTCAAGACTGCCTGCCGGATAACGAGACACGGGACAAGTTCGCGGCGGAATACTCGGTGCTCTCCCGTCTGTGGGAAGCGCTGTCTCCTGATCCCTGTCTCGGACTTTACGAGACCGGCTACAAGTGGCTGACCCAGGTTTATGAATCGGTGAAGCCGCCGAGCGGCAACGGCAAGTTGCTCTGGCACGCCCTGGGTGCCAAAACAATCGAACTGGTGCATGAAAACGTGCATCTGGAGACGGTGCGCGACGATCTGGATACCCTGGTGATGGACGCCGAGGTCCTCGAAGGACTGCTCGATGCCAAGGACCCGGACAAGAAATCCAAGGAAATCGAGATCAAGCTCATCGCCCGCCTGCGCAAGTACAAGGACAATCCGAAATTTGTCGCCCTAGGCGAGCGCCTCGAAAAGCTGAAGGAACGGCACGAACAGGGCCTGCTCCACAGCCTCGACTTCCTCAAGGAACTGCTGACCCTGGCCAAGGAGGTCGTCCAGGCCGAGAAGCACGTGGACCCCGTCGATGAACAGGCCAAGGCCAAAGCGGCCCTGACCGAACTGTTTGCCGAGGTAAAGAACGGTAAGACACCGATGGTGATCGAGCGGATCGTGACCGACATCGACGATATCGTGCGCCTGGTCCGATTCCCCGGCTGGCAAAACACCAAAGCCGGAGAACGCGAGGTCCAGAAGGCCCTGCGCAAAGTGATTTACGTGAAATACCAGGTCAAGGACCAGGATCTATTCGATAAGGCGTTCGGATATATCCGGCAGTACTACTGAGAAGGGAAGGTAATGGGCTATATTAGAGCTCATTTCCCAAGGGGGGGTCATGAATCAACAGGGGCTGTCATCACCAAGAGAACATCATTTCTACGTCGCGATTGCCAAGTTCCTTTTCCACCATCCGGAGCATGGCATTGTATCCGTGGGAGATCCGATCAAGATCAAGGACGCAGAGCAGTACGGGCTCAGTCCCTTCATACTCTATGGATTGACCGTTGCCGGGTTGCCCATTCGGTGGATGACCTACACTCCAGTCGACCAGCCCAAGGCCTTCCGGGATGTTCTTCTGGAAGCGTGGCGTAACGCCGATGGCTTGCGTGGCCGACCGGACATCCTGCGGGTCAACCGCCACCTCGCCCTGGCGAGCCCGGAACTGGCGCGGGATATGGCAAAAATCGAAGTCCAGGTCGAAGTCGCAGATGCCAAGGAGAAATCCCTTCCCGCTTCCCTGCGATCAGCCCAGGACTTCAGCAGGTGGCTGCTGGGGAAGCACGACAGAAAAGACCAATCCCTTACCGGGTCCATCCAAGCCCTTTGTCGGGACGCTCAATATGACCACGACTTTCAGGTCAGGGGTGGTCACAGGAGCGTAAATAGCCGCGAGGTGGGAGACAGAATCCAACAGTGGCTGGCCTTACCGGCACAAGGACCGGTGCCAACCCTGACCGGTGGACTCGACTGGGAACCTGGTCCATGGCTGTCATCCTGGGAATCCTCCCTGCCGCCCAATCCGCCCCGTTATTTCAACCTCAACGGGTTTGATGGCAGGACCTGGCTGCTGACAGGAGAGAAGGCGACGGAGGACATCGTTGAGGATGATAATTTCTGGGCCGATACTTATTATGACAACGCGGCTGAGATCGCCAAAAACCTCGTGGCGTGCTGGCCCAATCCGCCTGCAGAGGTTGCCAAGTGTGCAGGGATCACCCTACGGGAACTTCAATGGTTCACCTCGGGCAAGGCCCCCCTGGATCAGCGCTTTGACCTGGAAGCCTTACTCGGCATCGAATACGACGAAAGCATGCGTAGTTATATAGGGGTCGGGCCTTATGTCTTGATGGCCCACAAACCCCTAGCCCTCAAGGAAGTCTATGAAGCCATTTCCAATGGCGGAGATGCACGCCCTTGTGAGATTGTCCCGAACCAGGGAGCCGCAGACCCAAGCTGGCGATACGTGTTGATCAACGCGTATGGAGAGCCCCCGAGCATTGTGATGTCACCTCGCGGGGCAAAAATCACGGAGCGTCTTCCGGACTTGTTATTGAATTACGCCGGTATCACACCTGTCTCCCCGGAGTTCTACCGGGATGTCGTTTCTACCTGTACCCGAGCCTGCCGTGAACCTGCGGCCAACATCCGCGAGATGACAGACTTCGTGAAACGCTACGAAGAGCACTGGGGAGGTTGCGCCTGGCAGCCGGAGTGAATCATGACCGACCTTCTATTTTCCTCACCTCCTCACCTGCGCGTGTCGGACTACGAAGACTGCGGAGACCATTACCTCATTTCGGCAATCGGTTCGCAGGAACCGGAGGCGTGCCCTGATTACGGCCATGACGACCCGTTGTCTGATTGAGTCAAAGCGCGGAGATTGGAATCGGTGGAAACGGCAAAAACGTCATTCAGGCAAAACAAATTGGGCCGCAAACATATCAAGAGCTTCGCTAGCGGCATCGCCCATATGTTTGCCTGCTCGGCTCAGCATTATGCCTGGCTGGCGTATCAACACCAGATGCCGACGGTAACAATTGACCTGCTTGCGCTACGAGTCGAACCCGCTGAGTTTGATATTGAAAGGAACCGGATTCTTGCCGGGATGTGTCAGCGAACGCTCCTCCGAAACACCGAGCAATTGGCACCACCCGGTGCTGTGGTTTCGGCCGTTCTGTCTGCCCACTTTGGGATTGATGACTATGCGGAAGACGCTCGGACCGCCTCAATTGGCAGGTCCGTTTTCACCGCAATCCTGACCGATGACCGAGGCAAGGAGTGGCGCGTTGACCATGCTGAAGAGCGGGTGCTTGTCGATGATTGAGCACACGAAAATGGGGGATATGGGAAACGAATCTGACAAAGCCCCAGACGCTATCGCAGAATTTCAGGAGAGAAGGCGGGCTTTTGACAGACTGTGCAATCAGCTCTGGAATCCCAACGGGAAACCATATGAGGTCTTCATTCGCTGTGCCTGCCCCGCATGTGGGTACCCAACCATAGGTGAGCGTTCTCGGTACGACATGTGTTATCTGTGTATGTGGGAGGACGATGGCCAGGATGACGATAGTGCCGATGAGGTTTGGGGTGGTCCGAATGGAGATTATTCGCTGACGGAAGCAAGACAGAATTTCTCTCGTTTCGACAGCATGTACCGTCCAGATGATATTTCCGGATCTGAGTGGGCGAATAAGGACCTTGCTGCAAAGAACAAGATCAGAAAGATGTACGACTCTCTGCCAACCATCTCTGACAGCAAAAAACTTGCGGAACAGATATTGGCAGTGAAAAGGCTTGAAGGGTCGCCGACGACTCTTGAGGAATATCTGTCACGGAAACCTCTGCGCTATGATCAACGAAAGGGAGTGGTCCTCGATGATTGGTGGTTAGCTCACCCCGTTTGGGAGGGAACCCCTTATCAATACGGAAGGGTTACTCGGGATTCAGCGCTGAGATATTCTCTTCAACGTTTAAGCCGAATGGAAGACCACTGCAAACGTCTAAGAGGGAAAATCCCTGGTTTTAATCGATGTCCGTGTGCGGCTTGCGGGTTTCCAACAGTACGAATCGGTGATCCCCGATGTTTATTATGTGATTGGCAGCAGAACGTGTCTGCCTCAGATACATCTGGTAGCGCAGAAAAGCCATTACATATTGAATATACCCTGACCGAAGCACGGATAAATTTTGAAAAGTATCTGACAACGTATTGTCCGGAGGATGAGCCGAAATTCAGCCGAAGTCAGAAAAATCTGTTGAAGAAATGCCTTCTGATCCGAGCTTATTTGGAACTCTCTGCGGGCAGTTTTCAGGTTGAAAACCTGGTAATTCCATTACGCCTTCAAGATGGCACTAATCCAAGGCCAATTAGTTAAACTTCTGACCGACGACTTGTTTGCCGCCATCTTTGCCAAGCCAAATTCAGCATGGGCAGTTGCAGCATCAAGTGATTCGAAAACTCGGTTGGCAAAATAGTTTCGGCGCAACATGTTCCATATTTGTTCCGCGGGGTTCAACTCTGGTGAATATGGTGGTAGTCTTAATAGTGCAACATTTTCGGGAATAACAAGATCTTTGCTTCTGTGGGATGATGCTCCATCGACAACCATGACGATAAATTCTTCCTTGTGCGCCAGACTGATCTGGGCAAGAAAACGGGTCATGTTCTCAGTATTCATCTTCTCGGTTGTCATAAAATCAAGGCTGCCATCCCACGGGCTGACAGCGGCGTATTCGTAACGGAACTCCCGTATCAATGCCAGGTTTACAACCGGACGATGTGGGGCTGGCGCCCAACATGATCGAGGGTCGCTCATTCTGCCAAAGCGGGCTTCGTCTTGAAACATGAGCCGCAC
Proteins encoded in this region:
- a CDS encoding restriction endonuclease subunit S is translated as MTELKPGWKMVKFGDIAQSIAMRVNPADAKTDVYVGLEHLDPSTLHLRQWGHPSDVTGQKLAFKKGDVIFGRRRAYQRKLAVAEFDGICSAHAMVVRAKSKMILPEFLPFFLQSDMFMERAIGISVGSLSPTINWKTMRVQEFLLPPLDEQKRIAEILWAADEAVEQWRRVYSVLNVMISVHRVEFFSRKNWPKKKLKNLFSVQLGKMLSPKAKTGNSSFLYLANYNVQWDRIDLGKVQEMDFSEKEREKFALTPGDILVCEGGEVGRSAIWHGEIKNCYYQKALHRLRPISNFSSEVMLQFMMWADRKGLFKALTGHSTIAHLTAIKLKEMDVPVPSDKEQALVDLFFREMKSVRRIVSEQIAKTTELKQSLSCGLLTNGVPHV
- a CDS encoding DUF3800 domain-containing protein yields the protein MKNTINIYCDESCHLPHDDQKAMVLGALWCIKAKASEHNQAIAGLKAKHHLSPFFEIKWSKVSPAKLDFYRELVDYFFSCPAMGFRAWVIPDKSVLSHEQYNQTHDDWYYKMYFYLLRNLISSERKYHIYPDIKDTRSRHKLQKLRQVLSNANYDFSREIIERIQHVHSHDIGLMQLVDVLIGAVAYHARGLTGSTAKTEIIQQIKARSGLSLNCNTLPTERKFNLCIWRPNGGGFENA
- a CDS encoding putative DNA binding domain-containing protein, which codes for MRIKELQSQVSLGEDSRRQFKADVRNAESLASEMAAFANSEGGTIYLGVADNGSTPGLDQADVARINQLVSNAASQLVKSPLTVRTENVALKSGRVVIVLTVPKGLDKPYFDKNGVIWLKTGADKRRVNSKEELRRLFQMTDQFHADELPTRAGLDKLDKLRFRDFLRDIYEQDYPDDLEELTRLLQNMNLATDDGVLNLAGLLMFAERPERIKPQFVVKAIRYPGNQIHATDYIDTEDFAGPLPKIFQDALAFVMRNLHKVQAGRGVNAPGQPEIPESVFEELLVNALVHRDYLVSAPVRLFIFDNRIEIFSPGHLPNNLTVEKIRTGNSNIRNPILVSYVAKGLLPYHGLGSGIKRALTQWPQIDFTDDRDGCLFTATVHRKPIEDLELVNIAPKSSLKSSPKTEEQILEIMRGNASITTEQLGEILGITKRAVLKQIEKLKGHGRLQRVGPAKGGHWEVLS
- a CDS encoding type I restriction endonuclease subunit R; protein product: MTYFNEGNTVEQLVLDTLTNKDSRWCFAEPQADYLNSHLTLHVSNLKWRFVLAEELPRRNEDVLVESMVRDALIRLNPEMKVQADRADEVLYRLRAIPLSVQSEGLVRANELFAEWLRGEKSMPFGERGEHTPVRLIDFDDPSNNEYVVTNQWVYPVKEGGRRFDIVMLVNGIPLVIGEAKTPVRPAVTWVDGASDIHNGYEKSVPQMFVPGVLSFATEGKCYRYGSVRMPIDIWGPWHDPEDKSEGTIVDVQRSIRAMLRPHIVLDILQNFTLFATDKKYRRIKIICRYQQYEAANLMVARVVAGYPKKGLIWHFQGSGKSLLMVFAAQKLRMHLKLGNPTVMIVVDRIDLDTQITSTFNAADIPNMIGAATRQELQSLLAADTRKIIITTIHKFGEADGRLNERSNIIVMVDEAHRTQEGDLGRKMRDALPNAFLFGLTGTPINKRDRNTFWAFGADEDKQGYMSRYSFQDSIRDKATLPLHFEVVDVKLRINKDAIDEAYSQMTEELSEQDRDDLAKRAAKMAVLIKAPVRVGAICQHIANHYQQKVEPNGFKAQMVTFDRECCVLYKKAMDELIGKDASAIVIHTQGGKSDIYAEWKLTKDEEENLLDRFRDPNDPLKFLIVTSKLLTGFDAPILQVMYLDKPMKDHNLLQAICRTNRVYPDKTHGLIVDYLGIFDDVATALDFDEKAVQKVITNLDELKKELPGQSAKCLSFFPGVDRTVGGYEGLIAAQDCLPDNETRDKFAAEYSVLSRLWEALSPDPCLGLYETGYKWLTQVYESVKPPSGNGKLLWHALGAKTIELVHENVHLETVRDDLDTLVMDAEVLEGLLDAKDPDKKSKEIEIKLIARLRKYKDNPKFVALGERLEKLKERHEQGLLHSLDFLKELLTLAKEVVQAEKHVDPVDEQAKAKAALTELFAEVKNGKTPMVIERIVTDIDDIVRLVRFPGWQNTKAGEREVQKALRKVIYVKYQVKDQDLFDKAFGYIRQYY
- a CDS encoding CPCC family cysteine-rich protein — encoded protein: MGNESDKAPDAIAEFQERRRAFDRLCNQLWNPNGKPYEVFIRCACPACGYPTIGERSRYDMCYLCMWEDDGQDDDSADEVWGGPNGDYSLTEARQNFSRFDSMYRPDDISGSEWANKDLAAKNKIRKMYDSLPTISDSKKLAEQILAVKRLEGSPTTLEEYLSRKPLRYDQRKGVVLDDWWLAHPVWEGTPYQYGRVTRDSALRYSLQRLSRMEDHCKRLRGKIPGFNRCPCAACGFPTVRIGDPRCLLCDWQQNVSASDTSGSAEKPLHIEYTLTEARINFEKYLTTYCPEDEPKFSRSQKNLLKKCLLIRAYLELSAGSFQVENLVIPLRLQDGTNPRPIS
- a CDS encoding IS630 family transposase, translated to MFQDEARFGRMSDPRSCWAPAPHRPVVNLALIREFRYEYAAVSPWDGSLDFMTTEKMNTENMTRFLAQISLAHKEEFIVMVVDGASSHRSKDLVIPENVALLRLPPYSPELNPAEQIWNMLRRNYFANRVFESLDAATAHAEFGLAKMAANKSSVRSLTNWPWISAILKA